The window CCGCTGTCAAGCGCAAAGCAAGGTTTGAGTGATCCTCGGCGATCGTTTTTTTGTCTAATTGTTGGCTCAACGTGTATAATGGGGAAAAATTCTTGGACGCCAACCCCAATGCCAATTTCTGCTGGAATCTCTCCGCCCTGATTTTGAATTGCATGACGATACGAATATCGTAAGAAAACCGTCCGAGTATCGCGGCAGGAATGTGGTCTTATATTTTTATCCCGCCGATGATACGCCGGGTATTAAAGGAAGCCTGCTACTCTGCGATGATTATTCCGCGTATGAAATGCTGGGTATTGTAATTCTTGGCGTCAGCCCGATACGGTCGAATCGCATGAAGTTCAAGAAAAAAATTTATGCTCCCATTCCCGTTATTAATTGACGAGGACATCGGGCTTGCGATCTCATCAAGTCAGACCGAAGAAATTTTTAGGCAAGTCTTGCGAGTGGCGTATTGAGGATAATCACCGACGGCAACGGAACGATCGAAAGTGTTTGAGCAAGTGCGCCCGGCGCAACACAGCGCGGAGGTTCTTGCGGCGTTGGCAGAGGCACTAGGCTGATCAGCCGTCCCTGCGGAGGAAACGCGGGGTTTCATCCGCTGTGAAAATTGTGACAATCTGGGAATTATGATAAACTTAGGCGGCTTCTGATCGGGGGTCTCCTCATCAGATTTTATTTCAGAGAAGAGTAGTGCGACATTTCATCGTTGTGGGAATATCAACCATTCTGGCGTCGGTCTTTTGTACATAGGGGCTGAGCGCGGCGCACTTGATACGCCTGTGGCGGCAGGCGCGCAGGCGGTTCCGGGATCGATTGGATGTGGAACCTGATCTTGATCGTGATGTCATTTTTCTTTTCGCTCATTGTGTGCCCAAAGTGGGGTGCAGCCT is drawn from Candidatus Defluviilinea gracilis and contains these coding sequences:
- a CDS encoding redoxin domain-containing protein → MHDDTNIVRKPSEYRGRNVVLYFYPADDTPGIKGSLLLCDDYSAYEMLGIVILGVSPIRSNRMKFKKKIYAPIPVIN